Proteins encoded within one genomic window of Macrotis lagotis isolate mMagLag1 chromosome 3, bilby.v1.9.chrom.fasta, whole genome shotgun sequence:
- the POU4F2 gene encoding POU domain, class 4, transcription factor 2 has translation MMMMSLNSKQAFSMPHGGSLHVEPKYSALHSASPCTSSSAAPSSTSPSNSSSGGGGGGGGGRSGSGGGGGGGGSGGGGGGSGGAGGSEAMRRACLPTPPSNIFGGLDESLLARAEALAAVDIVSQTKSHHHHAPHHSPFKPDATYHTMNTIPCTSSASSSSVPISHPSALSGTHHHHHHHHHHHHQPHQALEGELLDHITPGLALGAMTGPDGSVVSTPAHAPHMATMNPMHQAALSMAHAHGLPSHMGCMSDVDADPRDLEAFAERFKQRRIKLGVTQADVGSALANLKIPGVGSLSQSTICRFESLTLSHNNMIALKPILQAWLEEAEKSHREKLTKPELFNGAEKKRKRTSIAAPEKRSLEAYFAIQPRPSSEKIAAIAEKLDLKKNVVRVWFCNQRQKQKRMKYSAGI, from the exons atgatgatgatgtcccTGAACAGCAAGCAGGCGTTCAGCATGCCTCACGGCGGCAGCCTGCACGTTGAGCCCAAGTACTCGGCGCTGCACTCCGCTTCTCCCTGTACCTCCTCCTCCGCGGCGCCCTCCTCCACTTCGCCCAGCAACTCCAGCagcgggggcggcggcggcggcggcgggggtcggagcggcagcggcggcggcggcggcgggggtggcagcggcggcggcggcggcggcagcggggGCGCCGGAGGTTCCGAGGCGATGAGGCGAGCTTGTCTTCCCACCCCACCG AGCAACATCTTCGGGGGTCTGGATGAGAGCCTGCTGGCCCGCGCGGAAGCTCTGGCGGCCGTGGACATCGTCTCGCAGACCAAAAGCCACCATCACCACGCGCCCCATCACAGCCCCTTCAAACCGGACGCCACCTACCACACCATGAACACCATCCCGTGCACCTCCTCTGCCTCGTCCTCTTCCGTGCCCATCTCGCACCCTTCTGCTCTGTCGGgcacccaccaccaccaccaccatcaccaccaccaccaccaccaaccgCACCAGGCGCTGGAGGGAGAGCTCTTGGATCACATCACGCCCGGGCTGGCCTTGGGGGCCATGACGGGACCCGATGGCTCCGTGGTGTCCACGCCCGCCCACGCCCCGCACATGGCTACCATGAATCCTATGCACCAGGCTGCCCTCAGCATGGCCCACGCGCACGGGCTCCCTTCGCACATGGGCTGCATGAGCGACGTGGACGCCGACCCGCGGGACTTGGAAGCGTTCGCCGAGCGCTTTAAGCAGCGGCGCATCAAGCTGGGAGTGACCCAGGCGGACGTGGGCTCCGCTCTGGCCAACCTCAAGATCCCCGGGGTGGGCTCGCTGAGCCAGAGCACCATCTGCAGGTTCGAGTCCCTCACCCTCTCCCACAACAACATGATCGCTCTCAAGCCCATCCTCCAGGCTTGGCTAGAAGAGGCAGAGAAGTCCCACCGTGAAAAGCTCACCAAACCCGAGCTCTTCAATGGGgctgagaagaaaaggaagcgCACGTCCATAGCTGCCCCGGAGAAGCGTTCCCTAGAAGCCTATTTCGCCATCCAGCCTCGTCCCTCCTCCGAGAAAATTGCCGCCATTGCAGAGAAACTCGACCTTAAGAAAAATGTGGTGCGAGTCTGGTTCTGCAACCAGAGGCAGAAACAGAAAAGGATGAAATATTCGGCTGGGATTTGA